From a single Cyclobacterium marinum DSM 745 genomic region:
- a CDS encoding 3-keto-disaccharide hydrolase, with amino-acid sequence MAQVGVGTEAPKGADQLFNGKKRSLNKNWTYWEGPRIAAELPIKWEIVEDPIDKGQAVSANDPAAAGGKYGAADIVTKKKYTDFRLHIEFLIKNEGGNSGVYLQNRYEIQILDGDSTTHGMAAIINEKAAPYVVYNGLGKWNAYDIKFRAARFDENGKLSEKAMTTIYFNGKKIHENVSIQKVWGGPNSGLDGGRDGGEGITNRPGGIKLQAEGHEVLFRNIWIERLKLEKPNTDF; translated from the coding sequence ATGGCTCAAGTTGGTGTAGGTACCGAAGCGCCTAAAGGAGCTGATCAATTGTTTAATGGAAAAAAACGCTCGCTTAATAAAAACTGGACCTATTGGGAGGGGCCTAGAATCGCCGCTGAACTTCCCATTAAATGGGAGATAGTAGAAGATCCAATAGATAAGGGACAGGCAGTCAGTGCCAATGACCCAGCAGCTGCCGGGGGAAAATATGGTGCTGCAGATATTGTCACAAAAAAGAAATACACGGATTTTAGACTCCATATTGAGTTTTTAATAAAAAATGAGGGTGGAAATAGTGGTGTTTATTTACAGAATCGCTATGAAATTCAAATTCTAGATGGTGACAGCACTACCCATGGAATGGCAGCAATTATTAACGAGAAGGCTGCTCCTTATGTGGTTTATAATGGTTTGGGAAAATGGAATGCCTATGACATTAAATTTAGGGCTGCAAGGTTTGATGAAAATGGTAAACTGAGTGAAAAAGCGATGACTACCATTTATTTTAACGGAAAAAAAATACATGAAAATGTTTCTATCCAAAAAGTTTGGGGCGGACCAAATTCCGGATTGGATGGAGGAAGAGATGGTGGTGAAGGAATTACCAACCGCCCCGGAGGTATAAAACTTCAAGCTGAAGGTCACGAAGTGCTTTTTCGCAATATTTGGATTGAAAGGTTAAAATTGGAAAAGCCAAATACCGATTTTTAA